From one Treponema denticola genomic stretch:
- a CDS encoding glucosaminidase domain-containing protein: MRKRIFYIFIFGLSFLFFSCLSFFVRPPHLIESRGRCSAEDLTVFFMSQNPKADREKVKRLAQFYIEEADAEEINSDIAFSQMCLETGFLRFGGLVSEAMNNFCGLGSLGDGKKGESFPSEKTGVLAHVQHLKAYATAKPLVRPPADPRYKYVNPKGKAPTIYGLAGTWAADPNYGKKLENILTRLYKSVY, from the coding sequence ATGAGAAAGCGGATTTTTTATATCTTTATTTTCGGTTTATCGTTTTTGTTTTTTTCTTGTTTGAGTTTTTTTGTACGGCCTCCTCATTTAATAGAAAGCCGAGGCAGATGCTCGGCTGAGGATTTAACCGTTTTTTTTATGAGCCAAAACCCCAAGGCCGATAGGGAGAAGGTAAAACGGCTGGCTCAATTTTATATAGAAGAAGCTGATGCAGAAGAAATAAATTCGGATATTGCTTTTTCGCAAATGTGTTTGGAAACGGGGTTTTTGCGTTTCGGAGGTCTTGTAAGCGAGGCGATGAATAATTTTTGCGGACTGGGCTCACTCGGGGACGGAAAAAAAGGAGAAAGTTTTCCAAGCGAAAAGACGGGAGTTTTGGCCCATGTTCAGCATTTAAAAGCCTATGCTACGGCTAAGCCCCTTGTCCGTCCGCCGGCTGATCCGCGATACAAATATGTTAATCCTAAGGGGAAGGCTCCTACAATTTACGGGCTTGCCGGAACTTGGGCGGCAGACCCGAATTACGGCAAAAAACTTGAAAACATATTGACAAGATTGTACAAATCGGTTTATTAA
- a CDS encoding ABC transporter permease — protein sequence MKKYLSFFKIRFIANLQYRAAALAGISTQFAWGTLNIILFKAFYESSPENFPMGFSAFVSYIWMQQAFLAFFAMWTFESDITDSIVSGSIAYQMSKPINIYNLWFTRSVALRLARGLLRCFPVLIIASILPQPYRLIMPDPITFFIFIASMILGLCTAAAFTCLIYVLCFFTVSPKGLQIVFFSASEMLMGQIIPIPFFPETIKKILEFSPFTGIQNIPLRIFSYDILPADAGKKILLQVFWLLVLFLSGKIIARAAEKRLVVQGG from the coding sequence ATGAAAAAATATCTTTCTTTTTTTAAAATACGTTTTATCGCAAACTTACAATACAGGGCAGCAGCTCTTGCCGGTATCTCAACTCAATTTGCTTGGGGAACTTTAAATATCATTTTATTTAAGGCCTTTTATGAATCTTCTCCGGAAAATTTTCCTATGGGCTTTTCTGCTTTTGTTTCTTATATTTGGATGCAGCAGGCATTCTTAGCATTTTTTGCAATGTGGACATTTGAAAGTGATATAACCGATTCGATTGTTTCGGGCTCCATCGCGTATCAAATGTCTAAACCGATAAACATATACAATCTTTGGTTTACCCGCTCGGTTGCATTAAGACTTGCAAGAGGTCTTTTAAGATGTTTTCCGGTTTTAATAATTGCCTCAATTTTACCTCAGCCTTACCGTTTGATAATGCCAGATCCTATTACCTTTTTTATATTTATAGCTTCTATGATATTGGGGCTTTGCACGGCAGCAGCCTTTACCTGCCTGATATACGTGCTTTGTTTTTTTACTGTTTCTCCCAAAGGGCTTCAAATAGTATTTTTCTCGGCCTCCGAGATGCTCATGGGGCAGATAATCCCTATTCCTTTTTTCCCTGAAACAATAAAAAAGATTTTGGAATTTTCTCCCTTTACGGGAATTCAAAATATTCCTTTAAGAATTTTTTCTTACGATATTTTACCTGCCGATGCAGGTAAAAAAATACTCTTACAAGTCTTCTGGCTCCTCGTTTTATTTTTATCGGGAAAAATTATTGCAAGAGCAGCAGAAAAAAGGTTGGTAGTGCAAGGAGGCTAA
- a CDS encoding methyl-accepting chemotaxis protein gives MVGEKNYQKEGRRFSILRKLVFFFGGLILIGGFTMGASALFVARNALMEKIEEALIMKAKDTAEIVDGRANALLYFLEGLARIPALRDSKLTFFEKVKALQKDAERNKTIEYFGVSDKNGIRYSPDGTSIFVGDRDWYKEAIKGRNFISEPLISRTTGELQIIFSVPIYDDEHNILGVFSAAVNGLDLNNLIDDIVIGETGGCYIIDASGTTIADKDIELVKRQENSIKKAVSDPELKSIADFEQKALASSEAGLARFVYEGQKEIAAYSPMKTKNWKVIISAPVHELTGSLRPLKITIRLIGISILIVSIILTAVIALTIVKPITSTVQALKNIADGDGDLRVRLPIKRNDEITDLSKYFNKTIEKIGNSIKTVGSGTQEMEQIGNELASNMTETASAIHQISTNIEGVKQQALTQAASVTETSATIEQIIKTIAQLNGMIESQAASVAESSSAIEQMVGNISSITQTLARTDDAIKNLAGATAEGKETLSLSNTVTQKISEESGGLLEASSVIQHIASQTNLLAMNAAIEAAHAGEAGKGFAVVADEIRKLAEESSSQGKTITSTLKILSKEIENLSSSSKLAEEKFDSIFALSEQVKKMSETLMLAMKEQENGGREVLTAIHNINLITSQVNDGSAEMLEGGKNIAVEMQKLDDLTRVITASMNEMSAGALQINEATQEVNIITQKNKENIGNLVNEVEKFKV, from the coding sequence ATGGTAGGTGAAAAAAATTATCAGAAGGAGGGAAGACGGTTTTCTATCTTAAGAAAATTAGTTTTCTTTTTTGGTGGGTTAATCCTGATAGGAGGATTTACAATGGGAGCCTCTGCTTTATTTGTAGCAAGAAATGCCTTAATGGAAAAAATTGAAGAGGCTTTAATAATGAAGGCAAAGGATACGGCAGAAATTGTCGACGGACGGGCCAATGCCTTGTTATATTTTTTGGAAGGCCTTGCGCGTATTCCGGCACTGCGCGATTCCAAACTCACTTTTTTTGAAAAAGTAAAGGCATTACAAAAAGATGCAGAGCGGAATAAAACGATAGAATACTTTGGAGTTTCCGATAAAAACGGTATAAGATATTCTCCTGACGGAACTTCCATTTTTGTCGGTGATAGGGACTGGTATAAGGAGGCTATTAAAGGCAGGAATTTTATTTCTGAGCCTCTTATAAGCCGTACAACGGGTGAACTTCAAATTATATTTTCCGTACCTATTTATGATGATGAACACAATATTTTAGGCGTGTTTAGTGCCGCAGTTAACGGCTTAGATCTTAACAATCTAATCGACGACATCGTAATAGGAGAAACGGGAGGTTGTTATATTATTGATGCTTCAGGAACAACGATTGCCGATAAGGACATAGAACTGGTTAAAAGACAAGAGAACAGCATTAAAAAAGCCGTATCCGACCCTGAACTTAAAAGCATTGCCGATTTTGAACAAAAAGCTTTAGCATCTTCTGAAGCCGGTTTAGCTAGATTTGTATATGAAGGACAAAAAGAAATAGCCGCTTATTCTCCTATGAAAACGAAAAACTGGAAAGTCATAATCAGTGCTCCTGTTCATGAACTTACCGGCAGTCTCCGGCCTTTAAAAATCACAATCAGACTTATAGGTATCAGCATATTGATTGTATCTATTATACTTACGGCTGTTATAGCCCTTACAATAGTAAAACCCATTACATCAACAGTGCAAGCTCTTAAAAATATTGCAGATGGTGATGGAGATTTAAGGGTACGCTTACCGATCAAAAGGAATGATGAAATAACCGATTTATCAAAATACTTTAACAAAACAATTGAAAAAATCGGAAACTCAATCAAAACGGTAGGTTCAGGCACTCAAGAAATGGAACAGATAGGAAATGAGCTTGCAAGTAATATGACGGAAACTGCAAGTGCCATACATCAAATAAGTACAAACATAGAAGGAGTAAAACAACAAGCCCTTACACAGGCGGCGAGCGTTACCGAAACCTCAGCAACTATTGAACAGATTATTAAAACTATCGCACAATTAAACGGCATGATAGAATCTCAAGCTGCCAGTGTAGCCGAATCCTCATCGGCAATAGAGCAAATGGTAGGAAACATAAGCTCCATAACTCAGACTCTTGCAAGAACGGATGACGCAATCAAAAATCTTGCAGGAGCTACAGCAGAAGGAAAAGAAACTCTTTCACTATCAAATACCGTAACTCAAAAAATTTCGGAGGAATCCGGCGGTCTTTTAGAAGCTTCAAGCGTTATCCAACATATAGCAAGTCAAACAAACCTCCTTGCCATGAATGCAGCTATTGAAGCAGCTCATGCCGGAGAAGCCGGAAAAGGCTTTGCCGTTGTTGCCGACGAAATTCGAAAACTCGCAGAAGAATCAAGTTCACAGGGAAAAACAATAACTTCAACATTAAAGATTTTAAGCAAAGAAATTGAAAACCTTTCGTCTTCTTCAAAATTGGCCGAAGAAAAATTTGACAGCATCTTCGCTTTATCTGAGCAGGTAAAAAAGATGAGTGAAACTCTTATGCTTGCAATGAAAGAGCAAGAAAACGGCGGCCGTGAAGTTTTGACGGCAATTCATAATATCAATTTAATCACTTCACAGGTAAATGACGGTTCAGCCGAAATGCTTGAGGGAGGAAAAAACATTGCCGTTGAAATGCAAAAACTCGATGACCTTACAAGAGTGATCACTGCAAGTATGAATGAAATGTCAGCTGGTGCTCTTCAAATAAATGAGGCAACTCAAGAAGTCAACATCATCACTCAAAAAAATAAAGAAAATATCGGCAATCTCGTAAACGAGGTTGAAAAATTTAAAGTCTAA
- the hcp gene encoding hydroxylamine reductase yields the protein MDTMFCFQCQETFKNSGCVRVGVCGKNPLVAGLQDFLIWGTKKLSEVTSYMRENGIKVEKEINHIVSTNLFVTITNANFDEKAINNRINITLKAIHDLHSSLNRPLDPEIQAHLDSDIPKRLGKAMTIGVLQTKDPDKRSLKELIIYGLKGLCAYVKHANALGYEDEEVDAFIQKTLSMLIDENLSVDELISLTLKTGEAGVKGMALLDSANTGSYGNPEITEVSIGVRNNPGILVSGHDLKDIEMLLEQTEGTGVDVYTHSEMLPANYYPKLKKYKHLAGNYGNSWAKQASEFESFNGPILMTTNCIIPTKASYVSRMYTTNAAGHPGCVHIEADENGHKDFSEIIKKAKSCPPPKEIESGKIIGGFAHAQVFALADKIVESVKNGDIRKFIVMGGCDGRHTTRSYYTGFAEALPKNTVILTAGCAKYRYNKLNLGDINGIPRVLDAGQCNDSYSLALIALKLKEIFNLSDINDLPIIFNIAWYEQKAVIVLLALLFLGVKNIHLGPTIPGFLSPNVKEVLISKFGLSGISSIEDDIKHFFG from the coding sequence ATGGACACTATGTTTTGTTTTCAATGTCAGGAGACATTTAAAAATTCAGGCTGCGTAAGGGTCGGAGTATGCGGGAAAAATCCCTTAGTTGCAGGATTACAGGACTTTCTCATCTGGGGAACAAAAAAGCTTTCCGAGGTGACAAGTTATATGAGGGAAAACGGGATTAAGGTTGAAAAAGAAATTAACCACATCGTAAGCACAAACCTTTTTGTTACAATAACTAATGCAAATTTTGATGAAAAAGCAATTAACAACAGAATAAATATTACTCTTAAAGCAATTCATGATTTGCATAGTTCCTTAAACAGACCACTTGATCCGGAGATACAAGCTCATCTTGATTCGGATATACCGAAAAGGTTGGGCAAGGCCATGACAATAGGTGTTTTGCAGACAAAAGACCCCGATAAGCGCTCCTTAAAAGAACTTATTATCTATGGTCTAAAGGGGCTATGTGCCTATGTAAAACATGCTAACGCCTTAGGTTATGAAGACGAAGAGGTTGATGCCTTTATTCAAAAAACGCTTTCAATGCTCATAGATGAAAATTTGAGTGTTGATGAACTTATTTCTCTTACCTTAAAGACAGGAGAAGCAGGAGTTAAGGGAATGGCCCTGCTGGATAGCGCCAACACAGGCAGCTACGGTAACCCCGAAATAACCGAAGTTTCGATAGGTGTAAGAAATAATCCGGGCATCCTTGTATCGGGGCATGATCTGAAAGATATCGAAATGCTTCTTGAGCAAACTGAGGGTACAGGAGTTGATGTTTATACTCACTCCGAAATGCTCCCTGCTAATTATTACCCAAAACTAAAAAAATATAAGCATCTTGCAGGTAATTACGGTAATTCGTGGGCAAAACAGGCTTCCGAATTTGAAAGTTTTAACGGCCCAATCCTTATGACAACCAACTGTATAATTCCTACGAAGGCTTCTTATGTATCAAGAATGTACACGACAAATGCAGCAGGACATCCCGGCTGTGTTCATATCGAAGCCGATGAAAACGGACATAAGGACTTTTCCGAAATTATAAAAAAGGCAAAATCCTGTCCTCCCCCCAAAGAAATTGAAAGCGGAAAGATTATAGGCGGCTTCGCTCACGCCCAAGTTTTTGCTCTTGCCGACAAAATTGTCGAAAGCGTCAAAAACGGGGATATTAGAAAATTCATAGTAATGGGCGGCTGCGACGGCAGACACACAACAAGATCTTATTATACGGGTTTTGCGGAGGCTCTTCCAAAAAATACCGTCATTCTGACGGCAGGCTGTGCAAAATACAGGTATAATAAACTAAATCTTGGAGATATAAACGGCATTCCAAGGGTATTGGATGCAGGACAGTGCAATGATTCTTATTCCCTTGCCCTTATAGCTCTTAAATTGAAGGAAATATTTAACCTAAGCGATATTAATGATTTACCTATAATTTTTAATATAGCATGGTACGAACAAAAAGCCGTTATAGTACTCTTGGCTCTATTGTTCTTAGGCGTAAAGAACATACACCTTGGGCCTACTATTCCGGGTTTCCTTTCGCCCAATGTAAAGGAGGTCTTAATAAGCAAATTCGGATTATCTGGAATCTCTTCAATAGAAGATGATATAAAACATTTTTTCGGTTAG
- a CDS encoding ABC transporter ATP-binding protein, which translates to MIKVQNICKTYKVAKRNKGLKEAAKALFKRDYEYIKALNDISFTINEGETVGYIGPNGAGKSSTIKVLCGILTPDSGTCEIAGLVPWKKRVEYVKNIGVVFGQRTQLWWDIPVIDSFELLKDIYSVPQNLFQNNLEELINLLELKEIVKTPARQLSLGQRMKCEIAASLLHSPKILFLDEPTIGLDALSKLTVRKFISELNKKNKTTIILTTHDMQDIEAITERIILIDKGRILLDGTLKDIKKDSLSLDESLAEFYKENC; encoded by the coding sequence ATGATTAAGGTTCAAAATATTTGCAAAACATACAAGGTCGCAAAAAGAAATAAGGGCTTAAAGGAAGCAGCAAAGGCTCTTTTTAAGAGGGACTATGAATATATAAAAGCTTTAAATGATATTTCTTTTACAATTAACGAAGGAGAAACCGTAGGTTACATCGGACCGAACGGGGCCGGAAAGAGTTCTACCATAAAGGTTCTCTGCGGAATCCTTACTCCCGATTCGGGAACTTGCGAAATTGCAGGTCTTGTTCCATGGAAAAAGCGAGTGGAATATGTAAAAAACATCGGTGTAGTTTTTGGGCAAAGAACTCAGCTGTGGTGGGATATCCCCGTTATAGATTCCTTTGAACTTTTAAAGGATATTTATTCTGTACCTCAAAATCTTTTTCAAAACAATTTGGAAGAGCTGATCAATCTTTTAGAATTAAAAGAAATTGTCAAAACACCTGCCCGTCAGCTTTCTTTAGGCCAAAGGATGAAGTGCGAAATTGCAGCTTCTCTTTTACATAGTCCCAAAATTCTTTTTTTGGATGAACCGACAATCGGGCTTGATGCTCTTTCAAAATTGACGGTTAGAAAATTTATTTCGGAACTGAACAAAAAAAATAAAACGACTATTATTTTAACAACCCACGATATGCAGGATATCGAAGCAATTACCGAGCGTATTATTTTAATAGACAAAGGACGGATTCTTTTAGACGGCACATTAAAGGACATTAAGAAAGATTCCTTATCTTTGGATGAAAGCCTTGCCGAATTTTATAAAGAGAATTGTTAA
- a CDS encoding ABC transporter permease, producing MNGLKLYFKYLGILLKSTMQYKASFFLSCLGQFLLTCNSAAALYFLFARFQSIKGFSFAEVVFCYSIMQLSFAITESYARGFDSFSALIITGDFDRLLLRPRNLPLQVLGSKFEFSRIGRLLIAVVLFFYGIRFGNIDWSFLKVFTIISMLLGGIAVFSGLFLIYAAISFFTIQSLEFMNIFTDGARTFASYPVSIYGNKILRFCTFIIPYALFQYYPLLFLFDKYKNPALAFLPLLSFLFLIPAYLFWLLGVSKYKSTGS from the coding sequence ATGAACGGCTTAAAACTTTATTTTAAATATCTAGGTATTCTTTTAAAAAGCACAATGCAATACAAGGCTTCATTTTTTTTATCCTGCTTGGGGCAGTTCCTTTTAACCTGTAACAGCGCGGCTGCTCTTTATTTTTTATTTGCGCGCTTTCAGTCCATAAAAGGTTTTTCCTTTGCCGAAGTTGTTTTTTGTTATTCAATAATGCAGTTAAGTTTTGCCATTACCGAAAGCTATGCACGAGGCTTTGATTCATTTTCTGCATTGATTATAACCGGAGACTTTGACAGACTTCTTTTGCGTCCCCGAAATTTACCCCTTCAAGTACTGGGAAGTAAATTCGAATTTTCAAGGATAGGAAGATTGCTCATAGCCGTCGTTTTATTTTTTTACGGCATAAGATTCGGAAATATAGATTGGTCTTTTTTAAAGGTGTTTACAATTATATCAATGCTTTTAGGAGGCATAGCGGTATTTTCAGGTCTTTTTTTAATCTATGCAGCTATTTCTTTTTTTACCATACAAAGTCTTGAGTTTATGAATATCTTTACCGATGGAGCCAGAACATTTGCCTCATACCCTGTTTCAATATACGGAAATAAAATTTTACGCTTTTGCACATTTATAATTCCTTATGCCCTTTTTCAATACTATCCGCTTTTGTTTTTATTCGATAAATACAAAAATCCTGCTCTCGCCTTTTTACCTCTTCTTTCATTTTTGTTTTTGATTCCTGCTTATCTTTTTTGGCTGCTCGGAGTTTCGAAATATAAGTCGACAGGATCGTAA
- a CDS encoding alpha-L-fucosidase: protein MGLPLFAHLKSLILSYILNLMKPDKIIQWQKLGFGMFIHYGLYSLCGGVWKGEPIKRGYSEQILSHGKIPKEEYKALQNKFTCKNFDAEKICALAKAAGMKYIIITAKHHDGFCLFDTKTTDYNSVKAPAKRDLIAELSHACKRNGLKFGLYFSWIDWNCEYALPISDHNSDKIPPKHQKFNIEQLKELFTNYGPLCELWMDMGFPTKKQSEEVRALAQKLQPDMMINGRIWNDCGDFCTMGDNKFPDKSLNVPWQTPASIYHETWGYRSWQRRGDKNKKAQELIESLIRVRAMGGNYLLNIGPKGDGSVVAFEAEVLKKIGSFFKSKAPSQGCAKKLCKELNLDLPRESILELSEEKNEIPFTKKLYRFTGKDYYSSHFICTELELNLKISKGLHKTDLWTISLVRKKPLSQDEVLEINGKEFCFPANKKELEIFKNIKIEKPLTILVSTSGTPSLRKALKQDNLILRVEGK from the coding sequence ATGGGCTTGCCTCTTTTTGCTCACTTGAAATCTCTTATTCTATCCTATATACTCAATCTTATGAAACCGGATAAAATCATACAGTGGCAAAAATTAGGTTTTGGAATGTTTATTCATTATGGGCTTTATTCTTTATGCGGAGGCGTTTGGAAGGGTGAGCCTATAAAGCGCGGTTATAGTGAGCAGATTTTAAGTCACGGTAAAATTCCTAAAGAAGAATATAAGGCCTTACAAAATAAATTTACCTGTAAGAATTTCGATGCAGAAAAAATATGTGCTCTTGCAAAAGCTGCAGGAATGAAATACATCATTATCACGGCAAAGCACCATGACGGCTTTTGTCTTTTTGACACAAAGACTACCGATTATAATTCGGTAAAAGCCCCTGCAAAAAGAGACCTTATTGCAGAGCTTTCTCACGCTTGTAAAAGAAACGGTTTAAAGTTCGGGCTTTATTTTTCTTGGATAGATTGGAACTGTGAATATGCTCTTCCTATAAGTGATCATAACAGCGATAAAATTCCGCCCAAGCATCAGAAATTTAATATTGAGCAGCTGAAAGAATTGTTTACAAATTACGGCCCTCTTTGCGAGCTTTGGATGGATATGGGTTTCCCGACAAAAAAACAAAGTGAAGAAGTAAGAGCTCTTGCTCAAAAGCTTCAGCCCGATATGATGATAAACGGCCGTATATGGAATGACTGCGGAGATTTTTGTACAATGGGGGATAATAAATTTCCTGATAAAAGTTTAAATGTTCCTTGGCAAACCCCTGCTTCAATTTACCATGAAACATGGGGCTACCGTTCATGGCAAAGACGGGGAGATAAAAATAAAAAGGCCCAAGAGCTTATAGAAAGCCTTATAAGGGTAAGGGCGATGGGAGGTAATTATCTTTTGAATATCGGCCCAAAGGGCGACGGCTCCGTGGTAGCTTTTGAAGCTGAAGTCTTAAAGAAAATAGGCAGCTTTTTTAAATCAAAAGCGCCTTCTCAAGGGTGCGCAAAAAAACTTTGTAAAGAATTAAATTTAGATCTTCCTCGAGAGAGTATTTTAGAATTAAGCGAAGAAAAAAATGAAATCCCCTTTACAAAAAAACTATACCGTTTTACGGGAAAAGATTATTACTCTTCTCATTTTATTTGCACAGAACTTGAACTTAATCTAAAAATTTCAAAAGGATTACACAAAACAGATTTGTGGACAATAAGCCTCGTCAGAAAAAAGCCCCTATCCCAAGATGAGGTTTTGGAAATAAACGGAAAAGAATTTTGCTTCCCCGCAAACAAAAAAGAATTGGAAATTTTTAAAAACATAAAAATAGAAAAACCTCTCACAATTTTAGTATCTACAAGCGGAACACCTTCATTGCGTAAGGCCTTAAAACAGGATAACTTAATTTTGAGAGTAGAAGGAAAATGA
- a CDS encoding ATP-binding protein, translated as MDFSRKIPIGVQSFEVMRNDKFLYVDKTEFIFKLTNSNRVYFLSRPRRFGKSLFLSTLEAYFLGKKELFKGLYIEEAEENRTKKEGTEAWTQYPVLYLDFNTGRYDLPGSLNESLEFFLRAEEARFGIQGNDLSFGNRFAFLIQTAYEKTGKQVVILVDEYDKPLLQTMYVNETLNEEFRSTLKAFYSVIKTCDKYIRFAFLTGVTKFSKVSIFSDLNNLQDISLHEDCSALCGITQEELTAVFSPEIQVLADKEKISYEECLSLLKKRYDGYLFAKEGKSVYNPFSLLNAFSAKDVGSYWFATGTPTFLVNYLKEADYNIPDLDGNVELDEAGLADYRADTKNPLPILFQAGYLTIKKYDSKYRLYSLGFPNDEVRYGFLSNLLPVYSDIKSSEAAYSVAQFSKDIEGGNVDGFMERMQSIIAGIPYDNLPKEKLKLREQNYQTAVYLIFKLMGQFVETEIHCAAGRADCIVHTQDAVYIFEFKLDGNGSSEDAIEQIKEKGYAAPFKSSGKKIVLIGSSFDEKKRTIKDWKTEKI; from the coding sequence ATGGATTTTTCACGGAAGATACCTATAGGAGTACAAAGTTTTGAAGTCATGCGTAATGATAAATTTTTGTATGTAGATAAAACCGAATTTATTTTTAAGCTGACTAATTCAAATAGAGTCTACTTTTTAAGCCGCCCCCGCCGTTTCGGAAAAAGTCTTTTTCTTTCTACCCTCGAAGCCTACTTTTTAGGAAAAAAAGAATTGTTTAAGGGGCTGTACATTGAAGAGGCCGAAGAAAACAGAACTAAAAAAGAAGGAACTGAAGCATGGACTCAATATCCCGTTCTTTACTTGGATTTTAATACGGGACGCTATGACTTACCCGGGTCTTTAAACGAAAGCCTTGAATTCTTTTTAAGAGCCGAGGAGGCTCGTTTCGGGATACAGGGGAACGATTTATCTTTTGGCAACCGCTTTGCTTTTTTAATACAAACTGCTTATGAAAAAACGGGCAAACAGGTAGTTATCCTCGTAGACGAGTATGATAAGCCCCTCTTACAAACAATGTATGTAAATGAAACTCTAAACGAAGAATTCCGCAGCACACTCAAAGCTTTTTATTCCGTTATAAAAACTTGCGACAAGTATATCCGCTTTGCATTTTTAACGGGAGTAACAAAATTCAGTAAGGTAAGTATTTTCAGTGACTTAAATAACTTACAAGACATAAGCCTTCACGAAGATTGCTCTGCTCTTTGCGGTATAACCCAAGAAGAATTAACGGCCGTATTTTCTCCCGAAATTCAGGTCTTGGCAGACAAAGAAAAGATAAGCTATGAAGAATGTTTAAGCCTTCTTAAAAAACGCTATGACGGATATCTTTTTGCAAAAGAAGGAAAAAGCGTTTATAATCCTTTCAGCCTTCTAAATGCTTTTTCGGCAAAAGATGTGGGAAGCTATTGGTTTGCTACGGGCACTCCGACCTTTTTGGTAAACTACCTCAAAGAGGCTGATTATAATATTCCCGACTTAGACGGAAATGTTGAGCTTGATGAGGCCGGCTTAGCCGATTACCGAGCCGACACAAAAAATCCTCTTCCGATTTTGTTTCAGGCAGGCTATTTAACAATAAAAAAATATGATTCAAAATACAGGCTTTATTCTTTAGGCTTTCCTAACGATGAAGTCCGTTACGGTTTTTTAAGCAATCTTTTACCTGTCTACTCGGATATTAAAAGCTCGGAAGCGGCTTATTCCGTTGCCCAATTTTCTAAAGATATTGAAGGAGGAAATGTGGACGGTTTTATGGAAAGAATGCAGTCCATAATTGCCGGAATTCCTTACGATAATCTTCCCAAAGAAAAGCTAAAACTTAGAGAGCAAAATTATCAGACTGCCGTTTATTTGATTTTTAAGCTGATGGGACAATTTGTCGAAACAGAAATACACTGTGCTGCCGGAAGAGCAGATTGTATTGTCCATACACAAGATGCGGTTTATATCTTCGAATTTAAACTTGACGGAAACGGAAGCTCGGAAGATGCAATAGAACAGATAAAAGAAAAAGGCTATGCAGCTCCTTTTAAATCAAGCGGTAAAAAAATTGTCTTAATCGGTTCATCCTTTGATGAAAAAAAGCGTACCATAAAAGACTGGAAAACCGAAAAAATTTAA
- a CDS encoding class I SAM-dependent methyltransferase, which yields MEKQALLNQWLHEQEIAHIKGWDFSHIRGRYKEEDDLPWDFGKIIKSYLSDTDYLLDMETGGGEFLLSFMANAKHTAAIEGYEPNIKMCEERLRPLGINFKACDGEDILPFEDNYFDIITNRHGKYNVNEIKRTLKKGGVFLTQQVGAENDRDLVELLIGNIDIPFPEAYLNIARQEFADNGFDIIEEAEVYRPIEFYDVGALVWFARIIDWEFPGFEVEKYQKNLFKAQEILGKEGVIKGRIHRYYFAAAAL from the coding sequence ATGGAAAAGCAAGCGCTTTTAAATCAATGGCTGCATGAACAAGAAATAGCTCATATTAAAGGTTGGGATTTCTCTCACATTAGAGGAAGGTATAAAGAAGAGGACGATCTTCCATGGGATTTTGGAAAAATCATAAAATCTTATCTGAGTGATACCGATTATTTATTGGATATGGAAACAGGCGGCGGAGAATTTCTTTTGTCTTTTATGGCCAATGCTAAACACACCGCTGCGATTGAAGGCTATGAACCAAACATCAAAATGTGTGAAGAAAGACTTCGTCCTTTAGGGATAAATTTTAAAGCATGTGACGGCGAAGATATCCTTCCTTTTGAAGATAATTACTTTGACATTATTACTAACAGACATGGTAAATACAATGTAAATGAGATTAAAAGAACTCTTAAAAAAGGAGGAGTATTTCTTACACAGCAAGTAGGCGCTGAAAATGACAGAGACCTGGTAGAGCTTTTAATTGGCAATATTGACATTCCGTTTCCGGAAGCTTATTTGAATATTGCGAGACAGGAATTTGCAGATAACGGATTTGATATTATAGAAGAAGCTGAAGTCTATAGGCCGATAGAGTTTTATGACGTAGGTGCACTTGTCTGGTTTGCGAGAATCATTGATTGGGAATTTCCCGGTTTTGAAGTGGAGAAATATCAGAAGAATCTTTTTAAAGCACAGGAAATTCTTGGGAAAGAAGGTGTAATTAAGGGAAGGATTCATAGATACTATTTTGCGGCAGCTGCATTATAA